In the Helianthus annuus cultivar XRQ/B chromosome 11, HanXRQr2.0-SUNRISE, whole genome shotgun sequence genome, one interval contains:
- the LOC110889444 gene encoding scarecrow-like protein 14: MVMEPRDDEYLDYVNGFSLDDESISPVFSPSPGFTNGYRFRDEHINLGLFQIPNSAPKSGPCTSDPSSCMASQSLSSDEFGDCVIKFINQILVDEDMEAKQSMFPDPLALQATERSFYEALGEQYPPVTNVETPEENFFSSLSDYSTNSSTSGSNNADSHWSGGDSLEAKSLTQQTPSLEYPLLSSFSPTTSVPNDGTLDSMINAHLVENIFTDTESILQFNRGMEEASKFLPPSKPLVIDLDKFNLLSNSRDTSSEAIIEEIVKTDNSFRSRKHHQIEDNGYAEERSSKQSAVYVEEDVLSEMLDSVVICTDPGGPSMSACEEPPKHATKRSPKSSPSYGYSSGWITRSWGGSSGELMDVRTLLVNCAQSVAADDHLTANEQLKQIRQHASPTGDAPQRLAHIFASGLEARLAGAGSHLYTTKSAMTISAAEKLKAYQVLLSACPFIKIAIFFANKVIYDVASTSSTLHIVDFGIAYGFQWPVLIKHLSERPGGPPKLRITGIEFPKPGFRPADGVEETGRRLANFCAKYNVPFEYNAIATQNWEAVKIEDLKLQRNECLAVNTLTRFKNLLDDSVTVDNPRDGVLKLIRDMRPDIFVQTVVNGSYSSPSFVTRFKEALFHFSSMFDMFDATLDRADEQRSNFEKEFCGREAMNVIACEGCERVERPETYKQWQARVSRAGFKVKLLNRELVSKLRTNVKAGYHKDFVFDEDGKWVLQGWKGRILHASSCWVPA, translated from the coding sequence ATGGTTATGGAACCGAGAGACGATGAATATTTGGATTACGTCAACGGCTTCTCTTTGGATGACGAGAGTATCTCGCCTGTTTTCAGTCCGTCTCCTGGTTTTACCAACGGATACCGATTCAGAGATGAACATATAAATCTCGGTCTGTTTCAAATTCCTAATTCAGCACCGAAATCCGGTCCCTGCACATCGGATCCGTCTTCTTGTATGGCTTCACAGTCACTCTCTTCAGACGAGTTTGGTGACTGTGTAATCAAGTTCATAAACCAGATTCTCGTGGACGAGGATATGGAGGCTAAACAGAGTATGTTTCCCGATCCGTTAGCTTTACAAGCAACTGAGAGATCGTTCTACGAAGCCCTAGGCGAGCAATACCCTCCCGTGACAAACGTCGAAACCCCTGAAGAGAACTTTTTCAGTAGTTTAAGTGATTACAGTACAAACAGTAGTACTAGCGGTAGCAACAACGCCGATTCTCACTGGTCCGGTGGTGATTCTCTTGaagccaaatctttaacgcaacaAACTCCATCTCTTGAATACCCTTTGTTGTCGTCGTTTAGCCCGACCACTAGCGTTCCTAACGATGGCACGTTGGATTCCATGATAAACGCACACCTTGTAGAAAATATATTCACCGACACCGAATCTATATTGCAATTCAATAGAGGGATGGAGGAAGCTAGTAAGTTTCTTCCTCCAAGTAAACCGTTGGTAATCGATTTGGATAAATTCAACTTGCTGTCGAATTCCCGAGATACGTCTTCAGAGGCCATTATTGAGGAGATTGTCAAGACAGATAACTCATTCAGGAGTAGAAAGCACCACCAAATCGAGGATAATGGTTATGCAGAAGAACGAAGTAGCAAACAGTCGGCTGTTTACGTGGAAGAAGATGTGTTATCCGAGATGCTTGATAGCGTTGTTATCTGCACTGACCCTGGCGGTCCCTCAATGTCGGCTTGTGAGGAACCGCCTAAACACGCAACCAAAAGAAGTCCGAAAAGCAGCCCGTCATACGGGTATAGTAGCGGTTGGATTACTCGTTCGTGGGGCGGAAGTTCCGGTGAACTCATGGATGTTCGAACTTTACTTGTCAACTGTGCGCAATCCGTTGCTGCTGATGACCATTTAACGGCAAACGAACAGTTAAAACAAATTAGACAACACGCTTCTCCTACAGGTGACGCTCCACAACGGCTAGCGCATATCTTCGCTAGCGGTCTCGAGGCCCGCTTAGCTGGCGCGGGTTCTCACCTTTATACTACTAAAAGTGCGATGACGATATCAGCTGCCGAAAAATTAAAAGCTTACCAAGTTCTTCTTTCAGCATGTCCGTTTATAAAGATCGCCATTTTCTTCGCGAATAAAGTGATATACGATGTAGCTTCAACATCATCCACTCTTCATATTGTAGATTTCGGTATTGCGTACGGTTTCCAGTGGCCCGTTCTCATCAAGCATCTTTCGGAAAGACCCGGTGGGCCACCGAAGTTACGGATTACTGGAATCGAGTTCCCGAAACCGGGTTTTCGGCCGGCTGACGGGGTAGAGGAGACTGGGCGGCGTTTGGCTAACTTTTGTGCGAAGTATAACGTCCCGTTCGAGTATAACGCGATAGCAACTCAAAACTGGGAAGCGGTTAAAATCGAAGATCTTAAACTCCAGAGAAACGAGTGTCTTGCGGTGAACACGTTAACTCGGTTTAAAAACTTGCTTGATGACTCGGTTACGGTGGATAATCCACGTGATGGTGTTTTGAAACTGATTAGGGATATGCGACCCGATATTTTTGTTCAAACTGTAGTTAACGGGTCTTACAGCTCACCCTCTTTTGTCACGCGTTTCAAGGAGGCGCTCTTTCATTTCTCTTCtatgtttgatatgtttgatGCTACTTTAGACCGTGCTGATGAGCAACGATCGAATTTCGAGAAGGAGTTTTGTGGGCGTGAAGCGATGAATGTGATTGCATGTGAAGGTTGTGAGCGGGTCGAAAGGCCCGAGACCTACAAGCAGTGGCAGGCCAGAGTCTCACGGGCTGGGTTCAAGGTCAAACTGTTGAACCGTGAGCTTGTTTCTAAACTGAGGACTAATGTAAAAGCGGGGTATCATAAGGATTTTGTGTTTGATGAGGATGGTAAGTGGGTGTTACAGGGATGGAAGGGTCGCATTTTACATGCTAGTTCATGTTGGGTGCCAGCTTAA